Proteins encoded within one genomic window of Companilactobacillus zhachilii:
- a CDS encoding DeoR/GlpR family DNA-binding transcription regulator has translation MIPKKRQDEILELVQEKQYCEYSFLAKRLFVSVATVRRDAQEMESRGLIRIVKNGISTTNEPKDLAADYSRTVNLDKKKQLSGYAGSIITNGMSLFIDSSSTCLVFMREISEIDNLYIVTNGIVEAQECFHHPNWHVSLIGGEINKTLQNIGGPKGIQDISNYHADLSIFSCRGLIEQGASDANENEAFLKRAFVNNSDKSLLLVDSTKIHKHNLYLGAQMSDLDYIATDMPLPTDLALEANKNNISLLS, from the coding sequence ATGATTCCGAAAAAAAGACAAGATGAAATTTTAGAGTTGGTTCAAGAAAAGCAATACTGTGAATACTCTTTTTTGGCAAAAAGGCTTTTTGTTAGCGTAGCTACTGTGAGAAGAGATGCTCAAGAAATGGAATCTCGTGGACTTATAAGAATAGTTAAAAATGGTATCTCCACAACCAATGAGCCTAAAGACCTAGCAGCTGATTATTCAAGAACAGTGAACCTTGACAAAAAGAAACAGCTATCTGGGTACGCAGGAAGTATTATTACCAACGGTATGAGTCTATTCATTGACTCAAGTTCCACTTGTTTAGTATTCATGCGAGAAATTTCGGAAATCGACAATTTATACATTGTTACCAATGGTATTGTAGAAGCCCAAGAATGTTTTCATCATCCTAACTGGCATGTAAGTCTAATTGGTGGTGAAATTAACAAAACGTTACAAAATATTGGTGGCCCAAAAGGTATCCAAGATATAAGTAACTATCATGCAGATTTATCTATTTTTTCATGTAGAGGTTTAATTGAGCAAGGTGCCTCGGATGCTAATGAGAATGAGGCATTTCTAAAACGTGCTTTTGTGAATAATTCAGATAAATCTTTATTGCTTGTCGATAGTACAAAAATACATAAACATAATTTGTATCTTGGAGCACAAATGAGTGACTTAGACTATATTGCCACAGACATGCCACTTCCCACTGATCTGGCTTTAGAAGCTAATAAAAATAACATTTCATTACTAAGCTAA
- a CDS encoding PTS sugar transporter subunit IIB, which translates to MKKVLFVCSGGMSSAIVEQALDDEAKKAGVDVTSSAVGSGEAQDAIEQNEWDIILVAPQVKNRFDTFKKYADQKGVEIRNIPPRDYSPLGGKHILDMINK; encoded by the coding sequence ATGAAGAAAGTATTATTTGTATGTTCAGGTGGTATGTCTAGTGCAATTGTTGAACAAGCCTTAGATGATGAAGCCAAAAAGGCAGGCGTGGACGTAACTAGTAGCGCTGTAGGTTCTGGTGAAGCACAAGATGCTATTGAACAAAATGAGTGGGATATTATTCTCGTAGCCCCACAAGTCAAAAATAGGTTTGATACATTCAAAAAATATGCTGATCAAAAAGGTGTAGAAATAAGAAATATTCCACCACGCGATTATAGTCCATTAGGTGGTAAGCATATTTTGGATATGATAAATAAGTAG
- a CDS encoding glycoside hydrolase family 1 protein, translating into MDRILWGGATSASQYEGGFTDGKGMDTQDCRPYLPRTSDATTATRLLTKKLIEEAKDPSSDKFYPFRKGTKGYEYGLQDVDLFKELGLDLYRLSISWSRLYPTGEEEIPNEKGVEYYDKIIKKLHENGIKIFLTINHYAMPLAIVEKYRGWTNRKTIDLYMRFSKFVMAKWGDLIDFWLPFNEINAGYFSPFNGVSLVKNENKDYAYNDVFLSLHNQFVANAKTVKLGREMNLPGKFVAMVSCFCYYPLTPSPEDNLELVKDEQINQWYCMDILSRGEYPYYAKPFFKKHDVTFEISEEDRRLLKNNTVDIVSFSYYSSSICTVQENSSQTAGNLVVTTKNPYLKASEWGWQIDPIGLRNTLNKVYDRYQKPVIVAENGFGAHDKLDNGEIHDQYRIDYFKEHFDQIIKAKEEGVDVRAYMAWGIIDIVSAGSCEMDKRYGVIYVDADNEGHGSYKRYKKDSFEWYKNFINEQRSKNKE; encoded by the coding sequence ATGGATAGAATACTTTGGGGCGGTGCAACGTCTGCTAGTCAGTATGAAGGTGGATTTACCGATGGTAAAGGTATGGATACACAGGATTGCAGACCATATTTACCGCGAACTAGTGATGCAACAACAGCTACTAGACTGCTAACAAAGAAGTTGATTGAAGAAGCTAAGGATCCAAGTTCAGATAAATTTTATCCCTTTAGAAAAGGAACCAAAGGATATGAATATGGTCTCCAAGATGTGGATCTGTTTAAGGAACTGGGCTTAGATCTTTATAGATTATCTATTAGTTGGTCACGGTTATATCCAACAGGTGAAGAAGAAATACCTAATGAAAAAGGTGTGGAATATTATGACAAAATCATAAAAAAGCTGCATGAGAATGGAATTAAGATTTTCTTAACTATTAATCATTACGCTATGCCTTTGGCAATAGTTGAAAAATATCGTGGATGGACAAATAGAAAAACCATTGATTTATACATGAGATTTTCAAAATTTGTTATGGCTAAATGGGGTGACTTAATTGATTTTTGGCTTCCATTCAATGAAATCAATGCAGGATATTTCAGTCCATTTAATGGAGTAAGTTTAGTCAAAAATGAAAATAAGGATTATGCATATAACGATGTCTTTCTATCATTGCATAATCAATTTGTAGCTAATGCTAAGACTGTAAAATTAGGCAGGGAAATGAATTTACCTGGCAAATTTGTAGCTATGGTTAGTTGCTTCTGTTATTATCCATTGACACCTAGTCCCGAAGATAATCTTGAATTAGTTAAGGATGAACAAATAAACCAATGGTATTGCATGGATATTTTGTCAAGAGGTGAGTATCCATATTATGCAAAGCCATTTTTTAAAAAGCATGATGTAACCTTTGAAATAAGTGAGGAGGACAGGAGGCTATTAAAAAATAATACAGTGGATATAGTATCGTTTTCGTATTATTCTTCATCGATTTGTACTGTTCAAGAAAATTCTTCTCAAACTGCCGGAAATTTAGTTGTTACTACTAAGAATCCTTATTTAAAAGCAAGTGAATGGGGATGGCAAATTGATCCAATTGGCTTGAGAAATACTTTGAATAAGGTTTATGACAGATATCAGAAACCGGTTATTGTTGCTGAAAATGGCTTTGGAGCCCATGACAAACTTGATAACGGTGAGATACATGATCAATATCGGATAGATTACTTCAAAGAACATTTTGATCAAATCATTAAAGCCAAAGAAGAAGGTGTTGATGTTAGGGCTTATATGGCTTGGGGAATTATAGATATTGTGTCTGCTGGTAGTTGTGAAATGGATAAACGTTATGGGGTCATTTATGTTGATGCTGATAATGAAGGTCATGGTAGCTATAAGAGATATAAAAAAGATAGTTTTGAATGGTATAAAAACTTTATAAACGAGCAACGTTCAAAAAATAAGGAGTGA
- a CDS encoding PTS sugar transporter subunit IIC, with protein sequence MNKLLDTLDAKFAQPMSKISEQRHLRAIRDGVVSAIPLIIVGSFFLIIAFPPIPKDWGFYIWATKHALQILIPYRLTFWIMSLYICFGIGYNLSKSYGMDPLQGGQLSVAAFLLSIMPVTAKQGLMLPMESLGSVGIFPCMILSIFAVEVMHMCVKHNWTFKMPKQVPSSVAHSFEAIIPAAIIILVMTMINVVFKINLEQVIQWIFSPLVKAGDTLPGVIIPAFLVVFFWFFGIHGDSIVGSVARPIWLQYFTENAEKVANHATPTHIAPETFFQWFIWIGGSGATIGLIICAVMIGKAKYTKSITRACLVPAIFNINEPIIFGFPVMLNPIFLIPFILAPMVMVLVTWFAFSLGFVNMMFVQPPWTLPAPIGAYIATGGDWRAIVLCLINILISVVIYYPFVRMYDRAELKKEQEGLDEDAESSTSEEVATN encoded by the coding sequence ATGAATAAGCTTTTGGATACGCTTGACGCGAAGTTTGCTCAACCAATGTCAAAGATTTCCGAACAAAGACATTTGAGAGCCATTCGTGATGGTGTTGTATCGGCCATTCCGTTGATTATCGTCGGAAGTTTCTTTTTAATTATTGCATTTCCACCCATCCCGAAGGATTGGGGATTTTATATTTGGGCAACAAAGCATGCATTACAGATTTTGATTCCATATAGACTGACCTTTTGGATTATGTCCTTATATATATGTTTCGGTATTGGATATAACTTATCTAAGAGTTATGGAATGGACCCACTGCAAGGAGGTCAACTTTCAGTAGCTGCATTCTTGCTAAGTATTATGCCCGTGACTGCAAAACAAGGGTTAATGTTACCTATGGAAAGTTTGGGATCAGTAGGTATTTTCCCTTGTATGATTTTGTCCATATTTGCAGTTGAAGTTATGCACATGTGTGTAAAGCATAATTGGACATTTAAGATGCCTAAACAGGTTCCAAGTTCAGTAGCACATTCATTTGAAGCAATTATTCCAGCAGCAATTATCATTCTTGTAATGACAATGATTAATGTTGTATTTAAAATTAATTTGGAGCAAGTTATCCAATGGATATTCTCACCATTAGTTAAGGCTGGGGATACTTTACCTGGTGTCATTATTCCAGCATTTTTAGTTGTATTTTTTTGGTTCTTTGGTATTCATGGCGATTCAATTGTTGGTTCAGTGGCAAGACCTATTTGGCTACAATACTTTACTGAAAATGCTGAAAAAGTTGCAAATCACGCAACACCAACACATATCGCTCCAGAAACATTTTTCCAGTGGTTTATTTGGATTGGTGGTTCTGGTGCCACAATCGGTTTAATTATTTGTGCGGTTATGATTGGTAAAGCTAAGTATACAAAATCCATTACTCGTGCATGTTTAGTTCCCGCAATTTTCAATATTAATGAACCTATTATCTTTGGTTTTCCAGTTATGTTGAATCCAATTTTCTTAATTCCGTTTATTTTGGCACCAATGGTTATGGTTCTAGTAACTTGGTTTGCTTTTTCTCTAGGATTTGTGAATATGATGTTCGTACAACCGCCTTGGACGTTACCGGCTCCAATTGGTGCGTATATTGCAACTGGTGGTGATTGGCGAGCAATTGTATTGTGCCTAATAAATATTTTGATTTCCGTAGTTATTTATTATCCATTTGTTCGTATGTATGATCGTGCAGAATTAAAGAAAGAACAAGAAGGATTAGATGAAGACGCTGAATCTTCAACAAGCGAGGAGGTTGCAACAAACTAA
- a CDS encoding PTS lactose/cellobiose transporter subunit IIA: MEDLEQQIFEIITHSGTARSTFYDALKIAREGNIEKAHSLMSEGDHELTQAHNVQTKLITADMSGKTKISLLLIHAQDQFMTTMSEQTLIEQMISMQAEINELKNK, encoded by the coding sequence ATGGAAGATTTAGAACAACAAATATTTGAAATTATTACCCATAGTGGCACGGCCAGAAGTACATTTTATGATGCCCTTAAAATTGCAAGAGAAGGTAATATTGAAAAGGCACATTCTCTGATGTCAGAAGGTGATCATGAATTAACTCAGGCACATAATGTTCAAACTAAATTGATTACTGCAGACATGTCTGGTAAAACTAAAATATCTTTATTGTTGATTCATGCTCAAGATCAATTTATGACTACCATGAGTGAACAAACTTTAATAGAACAAATGATAAGTATGCAGGCAGAAATAAATGAATTAAAGAATAAGTAA